The following is a genomic window from Collimonas fungivorans Ter331.
AGTCGGTCAATGCGTGCGGTCAATGCGTGTCGGTCAATACCTCCAGCACTGGTCATGTCATGAAAGCACAAAACCCGCTGGCTGCCAGCGGGTAAGTATGACTGAAAGCGCTGCAAACAGCCAGCGGACGGCAACCGCCCGGTCAGTGATCAGGCAATCCCGTCCCCAATGCTGCCAGCAGATCGCGCAGCTGGGTGAATTCGGAACTTTTATCGAAGAAGAAACGCACGCCGTATTTCGCGCCGGCATTGCGAAAAGCGTTGCTGACGTTATTGCTGAAAATGATTTTCAGGGAATTGAGCGGTTTGTGCGCTTCCGCCAGGGTGCGCAACAGGCTCATGCCATTGCCTTCCTTGAGTTCGATATCCAGGATCAGCACATCAAACGGCTCGGCATCGATTTTTTTCAATGCATCGCCTTCCCCCTCGGCAAACCCGGCAAATACCACACCGGGAATTTCGCTCAAGGTATCAATCATCAAATTCCTGACAGCCGCTGAATCTTCCACCAGAAAAATCCGCAACGGCGTGGCGCCGGATTTGGCAATATCGGAGGTTGTTGTATGGTCCATTTTTTTGGCGACTAGCTTGCAACACCCCTCGCTTCAATTCATGCATTGCGCCAGGCCGGAGGGCAACTGGCATTCCTTGCATACGGCACGATCGCATCCTCTAATCGATCAGGTTGTTCTTGATCGCATAATAAATAATGTCCGCGTTGCTGGCCATGCTCATTTTCTGCAGTACGCGGGTACGATAAGTACTAATGGTCTTTACGCTGAGACAAAGCTCCTCGGCAATCTTGGTTACCCCTTCGCCCTGGCTCAATTTATAAAAAATCTCGTATTCGCGCGCTGACAGTGTTTCATGCAGCGGCGTGTTTTCATTGCTGGCGGGGTCCGCCGTCAACAGTTCGGCCACTGCATAGCTGATGTACTTGTGGCCTTGCAGTACGGTCTCGATTGCTTTCACCAATTCTATCGCCAGCGCCTCTTTCTGCACATAACCGTCAGCGCCGCTGCGCAGCACCTGCACCGCGTAACGGCTCTCCGGATGCATGCTCAAGATCAGCACCGGCAGTAGCGGCTTCTCGCGCTTGATCTGTTTCAACACTTCCACTCCGCTCTTGTCCGGCATTGCGATGTCGAGCAGCACGATGTCATAATCCTGCGAACGGATCAGCCGGATCGCTTCCTGCGCATTGGCGGCTTCCCCGGTGATTTCCATCTCCGGGATGTCGGCAATAAAATACTGGACGCCGGCACGGACTACCGCATGGTCGTCAACCACCAAAATTTTTATCATCTATTCAACCGTCGCAATCAGATAAGTTATCCGGCCAGCGTGTGACGCAATCCGACTGCCGTCAATGTAAATGCTATAAATTCAGTGTATATCCGTTTCCTGCATCTGTTCAATACCTTACCTTGCACTTCACCCGGAATTCCTGTCCGCCGGACGCTTCCCATTCTGGCTCACGCCGGCGGACAGGCACAACCTATTTCAGCAAGATATTGTTTTTCACCGATTTCACGCCCTTGACCCCGGCCGCCACTGCGGCAGCCCTGGCGGCGTCATCCCGCTGCGCCACGAAGCCGCTCAGCTGCACCACGCCCTTGAACGTCTCGACATTGATTTCAGCCGATTTCAAGCTTGGCTCGTTGAAGATTTCAGCCTTGACCTTGGTCGTGATGACAGCGTCATCCACATAACCGCCGGTGCCTTCCTGCGTCGAGGTCGCAGCGCAGCCGACCAGGGACACCATGCAGAGTGCGAAGAAAAATGCCGAAAAGCGTTTATAAAAAGTGGTCACGGATAGTTCTCCTTAAAATGGTGGGGCCAATCTAGCTCGCTTGTTATTTACCAGCGTCTGCCTTGGCTGCGGCAACACAATCATCCTTGGCGGCGCCTGCCAGCGCATCGCACTTGGCCATGGCTACCTTGTAGCGCGCATCTGCCCGTTCTTCCCGGGCGTCGGCCTTGGCCTTGGACACATCTTTCTGGGTGTTGGCGTTGGCTACGGCATTGGTCTGGTCTGCCTTGGCCTGCTTGACGCAGACATCCTTGGCGTTACCTGCCAGCGCATCGCATTTTTCCTTGGCTACCGCATAGTCGGCGTCGGCTTCGGATTTACGCGCGCCTGCCACGGCCTTTGGCGTGTTTTTATACTCGGCCTTTGCGTCTTGCTTGGTATGCTCACGGGTGGCCTTGGCTTGCTTGAGGCAAACATCCTTGCCGTTGCCGCTGAGCTCGTCGCATTTTGCCTTGTCGGCCTTGTAGGTAGCGTCGGCCGCATCTTCCGCCGCCTTGTAGCTGGCTTTGGCGCTGTCGGCCGCCAAGGCCAGCGAGGTGCCGCTGAAGCCGGCAACGCCGATCAGCATGGTCGCGAGGATTTTGTTGATAGTCATGTCAATGTCCTTTCTTCGACTGATGAATGTCATTGCCCAATCATGGTGAAAAAAGCCTTCAGAACTGGTCCTTCTGGCGCTTTTCGAACTCGCGGATCTGTTTTTCAACTTCATCCTTCTCGATCCCGTAGGCTTCCTGGATGCGCCCTGCCAGCTGGTCGCGCTTGCCGGCGATCCTGTCCAGGTCGTCGTCGGTCAGCTTGCCCCACTGCTCCTTGACGTTGCCCTTGAATTGTTTCCAGTTGCCTTGAATAGTGTCCCAGTTCATTGTGTACTCCTTGATGGTTGTCAATGTGCGTTATCGATTTATGCCAGGGTGGTCCGCAGAGCGATGCGCCCGGTCGGCGTTGCTACCCTTGCATCGGTGAATCCATACTAACCAGCCCTCCCATGCGGCGCTATAGGACAGGGACCGATGTCCTTGTAGGACAAAAGGAAGCGCCGCTCGCACGAAATCGACCGCCAATGTGTAAAATTGTCAGCCTGCTACTGCCCGATGCGGTTTTCCACCAGCGAACCGCCATGCCAGCGGCAACCTTAAAAGGAAGGAATCATGAGAGTCAGTCGTTATCTAAGTTTCTGGGCAGTGCTGTTGCTGACTTTGCTGCTTGCCGCCGGCGCCGCGGCCGGCAAGATGGGATGGTGGTGGGCGCTGCTCCCTGCCCTGCTGACCGGACTCGGCATCTGGGACATGAACCAGCGCAGCCACGCGATCCTGCGCAACTATCCGCTGATGGGACATTTCCGCTTCCTGTTTGAAATGATCCGCCCCGAGATGCGCCAGTATTTCTTCGAGAGCGACAACGACGGCGCGCCGTTTACCCGCAAGGAACGCAGCCTGGTCTACCAGCGCGCCAAGGGCGAAGTCGACAGCCGGCCGTTCGGCACCGAGCTGGACGTCAAGCTGCGCGGCTATGAATGGGTCGGCCACTCGCTGGCGCCGACCATCATCGCCAGCCACGATTTCCGCGTCACGGTCGGCGCCGAACGGGCGCAGCCGTATTCAATGTCGGTCTTCAATGTTTCGGCGATGAGCTTCGGCGCACTGTCGGCCAATGCGATCCGCGCGCTCAACCGCGGCGCCAAGAAAGGCGGCTTCGCACACGATACCGGCGAAGGCTCGATCTCGCCCTACCATCGAGAATTCGGCGGCGACCTGCTATGGCAGATCGCCTCCGGCTATTTCGGCTGCCGCAACGGCGACGGCAGCTTCAACGAAGAAAAATTCGTGGCGCAAGCCACTACGCCGCAAGTCAAGATGATCACGGTCAAGCTATCGCAGGGCGCCAAACCTGGCCACGGCGGCGTGCTGCCGGCGGCCAAGATCACGCCGGAGATATCGGCCACGCGCGGCGTGCCGATGGGCGTCGACTGCATCTCGCCGGCCACTCACTCTTCGTTTACCAATCCTATCGGCTTGCTGGAATTCATCCAGAAACTGCGCACGCTGTCGGGCGACAAGCCGGTCGGATTCAAGCTGTGCGTCGGCCATCCCTGGGAATTTTTCGGCATCGTCAAAGCCATGCTGCAGACCGGCATCCTGCCGGACTTCATCGTGGTCGACGGTTCCGAAGGCGGCACCGGCGCGGCGCCGCTGGAGTTTGTCGACCATGTCGGCATGCCTTTGCAGGAGGGTTTGCTGCTGGTGCATAACACCCTGCTCGGCGCCG
Proteins encoded in this region:
- a CDS encoding FMN-binding glutamate synthase family protein codes for the protein MRVSRYLSFWAVLLLTLLLAAGAAAGKMGWWWALLPALLTGLGIWDMNQRSHAILRNYPLMGHFRFLFEMIRPEMRQYFFESDNDGAPFTRKERSLVYQRAKGEVDSRPFGTELDVKLRGYEWVGHSLAPTIIASHDFRVTVGAERAQPYSMSVFNVSAMSFGALSANAIRALNRGAKKGGFAHDTGEGSISPYHREFGGDLLWQIASGYFGCRNGDGSFNEEKFVAQATTPQVKMITVKLSQGAKPGHGGVLPAAKITPEISATRGVPMGVDCISPATHSSFTNPIGLLEFIQKLRTLSGDKPVGFKLCVGHPWEFFGIVKAMLQTGILPDFIVVDGSEGGTGAAPLEFVDHVGMPLQEGLLLVHNTLLGAGLRDRIKIGASGKVITAFDLARTLAIGADWCNSARGFMFSLGCIQSQSCHTDRCPTGVATQDVGRQKALVVPDKAERVYRFHESTLHALQELVQAAGLPHASALRAHHIVRRTSDHEVKLMSDLLHYLQPGDLLNQKYRYPVFEKYWPISRAESFHPAAPIQASVG
- a CDS encoding response regulator, which produces MIKILVVDDHAVVRAGVQYFIADIPEMEITGEAANAQEAIRLIRSQDYDIVLLDIAMPDKSGVEVLKQIKREKPLLPVLILSMHPESRYAVQVLRSGADGYVQKEALAIELVKAIETVLQGHKYISYAVAELLTADPASNENTPLHETLSAREYEIFYKLSQGEGVTKIAEELCLSVKTISTYRTRVLQKMSMASNADIIYYAIKNNLID
- a CDS encoding CsbD family protein, whose amino-acid sequence is MNWDTIQGNWKQFKGNVKEQWGKLTDDDLDRIAGKRDQLAGRIQEAYGIEKDEVEKQIREFEKRQKDQF
- a CDS encoding response regulator; protein product: MIDTLSEIPGVVFAGFAEGEGDALKKIDAEPFDVLILDIELKEGNGMSLLRTLAEAHKPLNSLKIIFSNNVSNAFRNAGAKYGVRFFFDKSSEFTQLRDLLAALGTGLPDH
- a CDS encoding BON domain-containing protein is translated as MVSLVGCAATSTQEGTGGYVDDAVITTKVKAEIFNEPSLKSAEINVETFKGVVQLSGFVAQRDDAARAAAVAAGVKGVKSVKNNILLK